The Triticum dicoccoides isolate Atlit2015 ecotype Zavitan chromosome 6A, WEW_v2.0, whole genome shotgun sequence genome has a window encoding:
- the LOC119319091 gene encoding POU domain, class 4, transcription factor 1 has translation MAKVQVRARFVTEVAPPQLVSVVRRRKVPRSLDTIVEDDRELQQLAYGDHHHHHHHHHRQATASAASMKRALPAGARTGGAGFMRELSSCFSGNGVHGQAGGGGWESTRSKGHGRRAVFAHRTHAN, from the coding sequence ATGGCGAAGGTGCAGGTGAGGGCGAGGTTCGTAACGGAGGTGGCGCCGCCGCAGCTCGTGTCGGTCGTGCGGCGGAGGAAGGTGCCGAGGAGCCTCGACACGATCGTCGAGGACGACAGGGAGCTGCAGCAGCTGGCCTACGgcgaccatcatcatcatcatcatcatcatcatcgtcaggctACTGCCTCCGCGGCGTCGATGAAGAGGGCGTTGCCGGCCGGCGCGCGCACTGGCGGTGCCGGGTTCATGAGGGAGCTCAGCAGCTGCTTCTCCGGCAACGGCGTCCACGGCCAGGCGGGCGGTGGCGGCTGGGAGAGCACGCGCAGCAAAGGGCACGGCCGACGAGCCGTGTTTGCTCACCGGACGCATGCAAATTAA